In Planctobacterium marinum, the DNA window GCCCATCACTCAGGTTTTAGGTGGCACTATTGTGCATACGCGGCAAAAAGGTAAAGGCTTAAGGGAATTTAAGTCTCTGGTGGTGCCATTTGGTTTTACACCTATCAAATGGCAACAAAGAATAGATCAGAACGAGGTGCGCTTAGTGCAAGTGGCGGATGCTTTAAAAGCGTTGGAACTGGTTCAAAGACAACGTGTTTCGGGGGCGGATATCGAATTTCACGTAGCTATGCACCTCATTGATACTCATCCGCAATTAACCAATCTAACCCTGGATCCGGGCTTGCCTTACGATATCGTGGGCTTTAGCATTTCCACCTATAAACACCCCGAGCTCTTGAAGCAACTGGATGCCTTTATTGCAACTCATCCCAATGAGATCCTTGAGCTAAAGCAGCGTTATGGTTTGCGCTCACCAAAGAACATACTCGAGCAGCAGGCAAGCCCTTCTCCTTAATCAATTCTGACATCTTTCTTGATAACTTCCTGACAATGCTATGCTATTGCTATAACCACCACCGTATAAAGGAATAGCACTCCCGTGACCATTTTTTCACAGCCCATCCTGGTTGTTGAAGACAACCACACCACAGCAAAAACCTTGAGTATTTTCCTCAATGGTGCAGGCTACGAGGTGAACTGCGTTGCCAATGGTTCAGAGGCACTTATTGAATTTCACAGCAAACCCTATGCGCTCATCCTGCTGGATATCATGATGCCAGGCATCGATGGTTTAACGGTTTGTCAGAAAATCAGACAAACCAGCGACATTCCCATCGTAATGCTAACAGCCAAATCCAGTGAAGATGACATAGTGAATGGCCTCGAAAGCGGGGCCAACGACTATGTCTGTAAGCCCTTTGGAGCTAAAGAGTTAATAGCCCGAATCAAAAACTGCTTACGCAACGCCAAAGCATTAGAAAGTACCCCAGCCCTTATCGAGTTGGGTAGCATAATGTTGGCACCAGAGCAGCGTAAAGTATGGCTGAATCAGGAAGAGCTCAAACTCACCAAAAGCGAGTACAGCATTTTGTACAGCATGATTCAGCAGGTTGGCAGAGTGTTCACGCGAGAGCAGTTAATTAACCAAGCACTGGGAGAGCAATACGAAGGGTTTGAACGCACTATCGATACTCACATATGGAGTTTGCGCAAAAAGCTTAAAGAGCCCAAAGGCCAGCCTCGATACTTGCATTCCGAAATGGGAATTGGTTATCGACTTGAAGATGTAAAGCCGGAAACTAATGCGATAAAAAATGGCGAGTCCCAAACGACTAACCAAACTAACTGAGAAGCACATGACAAGGCTGCAATTTACCCGAAGTTTAACATTCCGCATGGTTTCTTTGATGCTACTGACCGCGATAACTGGCATCATTATTGTGGCGGTTATTATTCACCAGGCAACGCGCAGCAACTTTGATGTCCAACGTACCAATTGGCAAGCATTGGCAGAGCAAAACCCCAGTGTCATTCAAGCGCAGTTATTAGCACAATATGAAGAGAGTGGCATGCGAGGAGCCTGTCAGGTGCTGGACAAACTGGATGCTAACTTGCTCACCATAGATGTGGTGCTCACCGATAACAATCAAACGGTACATTGTGCCAGTAAACCGCGCTTCAATTTTGCTCAGGTGGTATTTCATGGCTCGGGCGTTGTACGGTTATTCTCTGATAGCGACGAAGTTATGGCTTACGACCTGGCTGTCGCAGAATCCTTACCGCTAAAAAACACATCAGGAGATATCGAAGGTTGGGCCATGAGTGTTGAGGCCAAGCCGCTGATGCTAGCCGGTAGCGAGTTTGCCTGGCGTATCTGGCAGCAATCCGGGATCTGGGTTGGATTCACACTGATACTAATTGCTTTATTTGCTGCGTGGGCGATTAACAGGATAATGCGTCCCATCGCTGTAATTACCAAGGCTTCTGAGCGTCTACGTCTCGGTGACATTCCCAGCCCACTCGCCAACCATGGCAACACCACAGAATTAACAGCGCTTACAGATACCTTTAACAGGGCCACACAAGCCCTTACCGAAACAGAAAAACTCAGACAGCAACTGGTATCTGACATCGCCCATGAATTACGCACTCCGGTTACCAATATCAAAGGGCAGTTGGAGGCCCTGCAATTGAGATTAATCACAGACAATGACGAGTTTCATCATACGGTGGCCAATGAAGTGATGTTATTACAGCAACTTATCAGTGATTTTCAAGATTTGGCTCAAACCGACTCTGGTCAAATTTGCCTGAACCTGAACAGCTTTCCCCTGCTGGATTTGATGGAAGACTGTCTGTTAAGCCAAAAACGTCAGGGAATCACCATCAGCATTAATATCCCCCACACAGTCAGCGTGCGCACCGATGAACTGCGTTTCCGCCAAATCATGTTAAACCTGTTAGAAAACGCCCGTCGCGCTAAACCCGAGCAATTACATGTAGAAGTATCGGCGATAGAACAAGGCAACGAGGTGGTAATCACTTTCTGTGATAATGGGCCGGGCATTGATGAGTCGGACGTACCCCATATTTTTGACCGTTTTTACCGCGCTGAAAAATCCAGGAATCGCAACTCAGGAGGTTCAGGCTTGGGGTTGGCGATAGTGAAAGGGTTACTTTTGCGTATGCATGGTGATATTCGCTATCAATCAGCTGAGCCTTGCGGCGCGAGTTTCATCATAACCTTGCCCTGCGGCACTGCCATCAAGGAAGGTGCAGACACATAAATTTACATTCAGAGCGCTGTTATCAGTGGAATCTTGATAAGAAATTGACAGCCATCCATAACACTGACTCCTGTTTAAAGTGCATATACCCAAAGGAGACAGAGTCATGCCAAACCTCATCACATACGCTCGCAAAGCGGCTAATTTTACATGCACAGTAGGGTTACTTTTCGCCAGTGTGCAAAGCTCGGCCATTGAGTTTGAAAACTATCAATTAGAGGGCAACCCGGAAAATGCCACTGTAATGGAGTATCGCGGCCGACCGGCTCTACAAATTACTGGAGGGCGTTACTGGTTTAGTGACATGACCCTGTCCGACGGTGTGATTGAGTTTGACGCCGCGATGGATGAATCCCACACCTTCTTTGGCCTTATTATGCGGGCTGAGAGCGATAATCATTTTGAAAACATCTATTTGCGCGCCCATCTCAATAAAAAGCCTGATGCCATGCAATATATGCCGGTAGTCAACGGCATCTCTTCGTGGCAGATCTTTTCTGATCAAAACGCCATCAGCGCAGCTAAATACGACTACAACGACTGGAATAAAGTTAAAATAGTGGTACAAGGCGACAAAGCCGATATTTATGTCAATTCCAATGAACCCACCCTGCACGTGCCAGATTTAAAGACCGATATTAAAACGGGCCGACTGGGACTTTGGATGTTCAGTATCGAAAAAACGCCGGTATACTTTAGTAACTTACAGGTAAGAGCGCTAACCCCTGATGACAAGATAGTAGGTACGGCCAAAGAAACGCCAGCCCTGGCAGATGGGTTAATACGCAGCTTTAAAGTCAGTGAGCCAGTGCCTGAAGATACAGTTGGTCATAATCACTGGCTGGATTTAGACATCGATAAACTCAGCTGGCAATCTCTCGAAGTCGAAAGCAACGGGATAGCCAACCTGGCAAAACTGAGTGGTATCGCGGATAAAGCCAATACCGTACTCATTCACGAAAGTATTGAGACAGACAAAGCAGAAATGAGAAAACTGCGCTTTGGCTATTCCGACCGGGTACAGATATTTTTAAATGGCAAACTGGTATTTGCCGGAAATGCCGGTTGGAAACAGCGTGACTACCGCTTTTTGGGCACCATCGGCTTAAATGATGCTGTTGGTTTGTCATTGCAAGAGGGAAAA includes these proteins:
- a CDS encoding response regulator transcription factor, coding for MTIFSQPILVVEDNHTTAKTLSIFLNGAGYEVNCVANGSEALIEFHSKPYALILLDIMMPGIDGLTVCQKIRQTSDIPIVMLTAKSSEDDIVNGLESGANDYVCKPFGAKELIARIKNCLRNAKALESTPALIELGSIMLAPEQRKVWLNQEELKLTKSEYSILYSMIQQVGRVFTREQLINQALGEQYEGFERTIDTHIWSLRKKLKEPKGQPRYLHSEMGIGYRLEDVKPETNAIKNGESQTTNQTN
- a CDS encoding sensor histidine kinase is translated as MTRLQFTRSLTFRMVSLMLLTAITGIIIVAVIIHQATRSNFDVQRTNWQALAEQNPSVIQAQLLAQYEESGMRGACQVLDKLDANLLTIDVVLTDNNQTVHCASKPRFNFAQVVFHGSGVVRLFSDSDEVMAYDLAVAESLPLKNTSGDIEGWAMSVEAKPLMLAGSEFAWRIWQQSGIWVGFTLILIALFAAWAINRIMRPIAVITKASERLRLGDIPSPLANHGNTTELTALTDTFNRATQALTETEKLRQQLVSDIAHELRTPVTNIKGQLEALQLRLITDNDEFHHTVANEVMLLQQLISDFQDLAQTDSGQICLNLNSFPLLDLMEDCLLSQKRQGITISINIPHTVSVRTDELRFRQIMLNLLENARRAKPEQLHVEVSAIEQGNEVVITFCDNGPGIDESDVPHIFDRFYRAEKSRNRNSGGSGLGLAIVKGLLLRMHGDIRYQSAEPCGASFIITLPCGTAIKEGADT
- a CDS encoding transporter substrate-binding domain-containing protein, which codes for MYIRWCIILCSLLLYAPLHGVCQQAGAADSRKPVYVIGSENIGYYPHYDFMNSEQPGYLSSLLKLFAEQYNLELVFVALPNKRLHLALEQGVVDLAYPDNPNWGKKPVNRQLSKFYSQPITQVLGGTIVHTRQKGKGLREFKSLVVPFGFTPIKWQQRIDQNEVRLVQVADALKALELVQRQRVSGADIEFHVAMHLIDTHPQLTNLTLDPGLPYDIVGFSISTYKHPELLKQLDAFIATHPNEILELKQRYGLRSPKNILEQQASPSP